One window of Elaeis guineensis isolate ETL-2024a chromosome 11, EG11, whole genome shotgun sequence genomic DNA carries:
- the LOC105053991 gene encoding 2-oxoglutarate-dependent dioxygenase 11-like gives MAQVTSQSLGHSHPVANVQAFAAAIDGHKDIPPRYIRPEAESDPIVRDGDCQLPVIDLKRLLDPEFSEEESAKLDRACEEWGFFQLINHGVPDEVIKRMKEDIMEFFKLPLEEKKAFAQLPNNLEGYGQAFVVSEDQKLDWADMVYLISRPLHSRNMRFWPTNPPTFRATLDNYSLELKQVAGCLFKFLAKNLGIEPGIISNIFKDQPQGVRINYYPPCPKADKVLGISSHTDATGLTLLLQVSDVQGLQIKKDGKWFPVDPLPGAFVVNIGDILEILSNGKYKSAEHRATINTEKERLSIAAFHGPDHDSMVGPLPELLKGGKEHYKTMSYGDYTKTLFSAKLDGRSLLESMKLND, from the exons atggcccAAGTAACCTCGCAGAGTCTGGGTCACTCCCACCCGGTGGCAAACGTCCAAGCTTTTGCAGCTGCCATCGATGGGCACAAGGATATCCCTCCGAGGTACATCAGGCCTGAAGCTGAGTCCGATCCAATTGTTCGTGATGGTGACTGCCAGCTTCCAGTAATCGATCTCAAAAGACTGCTCGATCCCGAATTTTCTGAAGAAGAGTCTGCTAAGCTTGACCGTGCTTGCGAGGAGTGGGGTTTCTTCCAG CTAATAAATCATGGAGTTCCTGATGAAGTGATCAAGCGAATGAAGGAGGACATCATGGAATTCTTCAAGCTCCCACTGGAAGAAAAGAAGGCATTTGCTCAGCTACCAAACAACCTCGAAGGCTATGGCCAAGCTTTTGTGGTCTCAGAGGACCAAAAGTTGGATTGGGCAGATATGGTTTACCTCATTTCCCGACCACTCCATTCAAGGAACATGAGATTCTGGCCGACTAACCCTCCCACATTCAG GGCTACCCTGGATAACTACTCATTGGAGCTGAAGCAAGTGGCAGGATGTCTCTTTAAGTTTCTGGCTAAGAATCTGGGGATTGAACCAGGGATAATCTCCAATATTTTCAAGGACCAACCACAAGGAGTGAGGATTAATTACTATCCACCATGCCCGAAAGCCgacaaggtgttgggcatctcaTCTCACACAGATGCCACCGGCTTGACGTTGCTCCTTCAAGTAAGTGATGTTCAAGGATTACAGATAAAGAAGGATGGCAAATGGTTTCCTGTGGACCCACTCCCTGGTGCTTTTGTTGTTAACATTGGTGATATCCTTGAG ATACTGAGTAATGGAAAATATAAAAGCGCTGAGCATAGGGCCACTATAAACACAGAGAAAGAACGCCTCTCAATCGCTGCATTCCATGGTCCAGACCATGACTCCATGGTTGGCCCTCTTCCAGAACTCCTGAAAGGTGGCAAAGAGCATTATAAGACGATGAGCTACGGAGACTACACGAAGACTTTGTTCTCTGCAAAACTTGATGGCAGGAGTTTATTGGAGAGCATGAAGTTGAACGATTAG